The Daucus carota subsp. sativus chromosome 2, DH1 v3.0, whole genome shotgun sequence genome includes a window with the following:
- the LOC108206121 gene encoding E3 ubiquitin-protein ligase DIS1, with protein sequence MASGNPYFDDFRTKSEIIDSANSDDMTDVTEYANDPVHIARKPSMAVSSSVRELLECPVCLNAMYPPIHQCSNGHTLCSGCKPRVHNRCPTCRHELGNIRCLALEKVAASLELPCQYQSFGCAGIFPYYNKLNHETGCAFRPYNCPYAGSECTVIGDISYLVDHLKDDHKVDMHNGNTFNHRYVKSNPHEVENATWMLTVFSCFGQYFCLHFEAFQLGMAPVYIAFLRFMGDENDAKKYCYSLEVGGNGRKITWQGEPRSIRDSHNKVRDSFDGLIIQRNMALFFSGGDRKELKLRVTGRIWKEQ encoded by the exons ATGGCTAGCGGAAACCCTTACTTTGACGATTTCCGGACTAAATCCGAGATTATAGATTCTGCCAATAGCGATGACATGACGGATGTCACTGAATATGCGAATGACCCTGTCCACATTGCTCGGAAGCCTAGCATGGCTGTCTCTAGCAGTGTTCGAGAACTACTCGAGTGCCCTGTATGCTTAAATGCTATGTACCCTCCTATCCATCAG TGTTCAAATGGTCACACATTGTGCTCTGGATGCAAGCCACGGGTGCACAACCGATGCCCAACTTGTAGGCATGAACTTGGGAATATCAGATGTCTTGCACTTGAAAAAGTTGCTGCATCTCTGGAACTTCCATGTCAATATCAGAGTTTTGGTTGTGCAGGCATATTTCCGTACTACAACAAGCTAAATCATGAAACTGGATGTGCTTTCAGACCCTATAACTGTCCGTATGCTGGATCAGAATGCACTGTTATTGGTGATATCAGTTATCTGGTGGACCATCTGAAAGATGATCACAAAGTTGACATGCATAATGGTAATACTTTCAACCATCGTTATGTCAAATCGAATCCCCACGAGGTTGAAAATGCGACTTGGATGCTTACG GTATTCAGTTGCTTTGGGCAGTATTTCTGTTTGCATTTTGAAGCTTTCCAACTTGGGATGGCTCCAGTTTACATAGCATTCCTGCGTTTCATGGGTGACGAAAATGACGCAAAGAAGTACTGCTATAGTCTTGAGGTTGGTGGCAATGGGAGGAAGATAACCTGGCAAGGAGAGCCACGTAGCATAAGGGACAGCCATAATAAAGTTCGTGACAGTTTTGATGGTCTCATCATACAACGTAACATGGCGCTCTTCTTCTCAGGTGGAGATAGGAAGGAACTGAAACTGCGGGTTACGGGAAGGATTTGGAAAGAACAGTAA
- the LOC108208491 gene encoding aldehyde oxidase GLOX has translation MACKIFTFLLLSIAFTRFLTPATSQWLARLLGNQGEWEFLRTSIGISAMHMQLLSNNKVVIFDRTDFGSSNLSLSDGRCRIDPSDSILRTDCSAHSVMYDTQTNTIRPLMVQTDTWCSSGAVLPNGTLIQTGGFNDGDHVLRKIVPCEDDEGCDWTEVPGYLLHRRWYATNQILPDGRIIVIGGRRQFNYEFYPKQFPSPNNFLNFLRETTDENENNLYPFVHLLPDGNLLLFANTRAIVFNYIQNRVIRSLPPIPGNEPRNYPSSGSSVLLPLDENQPLVIEIMVCGGAPRNAYLSAVHGTYVRAVTTCGRLRISDQNPVWEMETMPLGRVMGDMLILPSGDILIINGAGSGAAGWENARNPVLRPVLYHPKEPKNSTRFWVMKPADRPRLYHSTAILLPDTKVLVGGSNPHVFYNFSGVQYPTDLSLEAFSPPYLAEGYDAIRPQILYTDDIIGYNQSFSVIFKVPKFLKLGIVSARIIAPSFTTHAFSMSQRMVVLREINGVLPVVSFGALSISVFGPSTPQIAPPGFYMLFVVHAGIPSSAVWVKVQ, from the coding sequence ATGGCCTGCAAAATTTTCACCTTCTTGCTTCTATCAATCGCGTTTACGCGATTTTTAACTCCTGCAACCAGCCAATGGCTCGCAAGATTACTCGGAAATCAGGGAGAATGGGAGTTTCTGCGCACCAGTATCGGCATATCAGCCATGCACATGCAACTTTTAAGTAACAACAAAGTAGTCATTTTTGACAGAACTGATTTCGGTTCTTCTAATCTCTCGCTTTCTGATGGCCGGTGTAGGATTGATCCGTCTGACAGCATCCTCAGAACAGACTGCTCTGCTCACTCGGTCATGTACGACACTCAAACCAACACAATTAGGCCCTTGATGGTGCAGACTGATACATGGTGCTCATCCGGAGCTGTTCTCCCCAATGGTACCCTGATTCAGACAGGTGGATTTAACGACGGTGATCATGTTCTTCGTAAGATTGTGCCCTGTGAAGACGATGAGGGATGCGATTGGACTGAAGTTCCTGGATACCTTCTACATCGCAGATGGTATGCTACTAACCAAATACTTCCTGATGGGAGAATTATTGTTATTGGTGGGAGAAGACAGTTTAACTACGAATTTTATCCTAAACAATTTCCGAGTCCTaataattttctcaattttctGAGAGAAACTACCGACGAGAATGAGAACAATCTGTACCCCTTTGTCCACCTACTACCTGATGGAAACTTGTTACTTTTTGCAAACACTAGAGCCATAGTTTTCAATTACATTCAAAACCGTGTCATTCGAAGCCTCCCCCCAATCCCTGGAAACGAACCTCGAAACTACCCTAGCTCAGGCTCCTCTGTTCTCCTCCCCTTAGACGAAAACCAACCCCTAGTGATCGAAATCATGGTCTGTGGTGGCGCACCACGTAACGCCTATCTCAGTGCAGTCCACGGTACATATGTCAGAGCAGTTACGACGTGTGGACGGTTAAGAATCAGTGATCAGAACCCTGTCTGGGAAATGGAAACAATGCCATTAGGCAGAGTGATGGGAGACATGCTAATTCTCCCAAGCGGCGACATCTTAATAATCAATGGTGCAGGCTCTGGAGCAGCTGGCTGGGAAAATGCACGAAACCCTGTCCTCAGACCAGTCCTCTACCATCCAAAAGAACCGAAAAATAGCACCCGGTTCTGGGTAATGAAACCAGCAGACCGGCCAAGATTATACCATTCCACCGCAATTTTACTCCCAGACACAAAAGTACTAGTTGGAGGAAGCAATCCTCATGTATTCTACAATTTCAGCGGTGTGCAATATCCAACTGATCTCAGTCTGGAGGCCTTTTCGCCGCCTTATTTAGCCGAAGGATACGATGCAATAAGGCCTCAAATTTTGTACACCGACGACATTATTGGCTACAATCAGTCATTTTCAGTGATTTTTAAGGTACCCAAGTTCCTGAAACTGGGAATTGTGAGTGCTAGAATTATTGCTCCATCATTTACGACACACGCGTTTTCGATGAGCCAGAGGATGGTGGTGCTCCGGGAGATAAACGGGGTGTTACCTGTGGTTAGTTTCGGTGCGTTGAGCATCAGTGTTTTTGGTCCCTCCACGCCTCAGATTGCACCGCCTGGGTTTTACATGTTGTTTGTGGTGCATGCAGGGATTCCTAGTAGTGCTGTGTGGGTGAAGGTTCAGTGA
- the LOC108209515 gene encoding pre-mRNA-processing protein 40C — MSNDQSNIKADGTQETVMASPAPAIPHSILQPPQTSTSLTNFGPRYWGPVPSFQVPQGLPGPPRLPGPPGLAPVSSSNMNVPSPFVNSSSPYATPMGSNASISSIPAIQPRPYPAYSSGPPMVATPQGLWVQPQTMGVLSRPPLLQCPPAVSGPFPLSAQGMQLPYVPLPDSQPPGVTPVGPPGGSFVYPTTSGNQSAVFSVPEPELPPGTSNDKPVIDASVRVGPPAGEQLDAWTAHKTETGAVYYYNAVTGESTYEKPAGFKGEAERVATQPTPISWERLGTTDWTLVTTNDGKRYYYNTKTKLSSWQVPTEVTELKKKQDLDATKEQPTSVPNAVAVTEKESAPIILSAPAVNTGGRDAAPLRSPNVPGASSALDMVKRKLQDSGTPATPTPVSSVTGTVASELNGSRTLENAGNGTQVEIHKDKHKDDNGDDPMSDSSSDSEDVDTRPSKEECIIQFKAMLKERGVAPFSKWEKELPKIVFDPRFKAIAGYSARRSLFEHYVRTRAEEERKEKRAAQKAAVEAFKQLLEEAKKDIDHNTDHHAFKKKWGHDPRFEALDRKERENLLNERVLPLKKEAQAKDQAMRAAAASNFKSMLRDRGDITASSRWSKVKDSIRNEQWYKSVKHEDREVLFNEFISDLKSAEQEAERIVKAKRDEEEKLKEIERQTRKRKEREEQEVERVRSKARRKEAVESYQALLVETIKDAQASWTESKLKLEKDPQGRATKYHLDQSDLEKLFREHVKMLNERCTRDFRALLAEVITAEAAMKERDDGKTVFTSWSTAKHLLKADVRYTKMPRKERESLWRRHVDDMQRRLKLSLNEQTEKHSLEAKNHPAVEAGKHHSGSRRNHEKR, encoded by the exons ATGTCGAACGATCAATCT AATATTAAAGCTGACGGTACACAAGAAACGGTTATGGCATCACCTGCACCGGCCATACCCCACTCTATTTTGCAGCCCCCTCAGACTTCCACATCTTTGACCAACTTTGGCCCAAGATACTGGGGTCCTGTACCATCTTTTCAAGTGCCTCAAGGATTACCTGGCCCTCCCAGGCTTCCTGGCCCACCTGGACTAGCTCCTGTATCCTCATCAAATATGAATGTCCCATCTCCATTTGTCAATTCTTCGTCTCCGTATGCAACACCTATGGGGTCAAATGCTTCTATTTCATCCATTCCAGCTATTCAGCCCCGACCATATCCTGCCTATTCGTCAGGTCCTCCTATGGTTGCTACACCTCAGGGGTTGTGGGTTCAGCCACAAACAATGGGTGTGTTGTCAAGACCACCTCTTTTACAATGTCCTCCTGCTGTATCTGGTCCATTTCCTTTGTCAGCCCAAGGCATGCAACTTCCTTATGTTCCATTGCCTGATTCTCAACCTCCTGGTGTAACTCCTGTGGGACCTCCAGGTGGTTCCTTTGTATATCCTACGACATCCGGTAACCAATCGGCAGTCTTCTCTGTACCTGAGCCTGAATTACCTCCAGGCACAA GTAATGATAAGCCTGTCATTGATGCCAGTGTCAGAGTAGGACCTCCTGCTGGTGAACAGTTGGATGCATGGACAGCACACAAGACTGAAACAGGAGCTGTATACTATTATAATGCTGTCACCGGAGAATCTACTTATGAGAAACCTGCCGGGTTCAAAGGAGAG GCAGAGAGGGTAGCTACACAGCCAACTCCTATATCATG GGAGAGATTGGGTACCACAGATTGGACACTAGTCACCACAAATGATGGCAAAAGATATTACTACAACACCAAAACCAAG TTGAGCAGCTGGCAAGTCCCAACTGAAGTGACAGAGTTAAAAAAGAAGCAGGATCTTGATGCTACCAAGGAACAGCCAACGTCAGTGCCAAATGCTGTTGCTGTAACTGAAAAAGAATCCGCTCCTATTATTCTAAGTGCCCCTGCTGTTAATACAGGTGGAAGGGATGCCGCACCTCTTAGATCTCCGAACGTGCCTGGAGCATCATCCGCACTTGATATGGTAAAAAGGAAGTTACAAGACTCCGGAACACCTGCTACACCAACACCTGTTTCATCTGTGACAGGAACAGTGGCCTCAGAATTGAATGGATCAAGAACACTTGAGAATGCAGGGAACGGCACGCAAGTTGAAATCCACAAAGATAAGCACAAGGATGACAATGGTGATGATCCAATGTCTGATTCCTCCTCAGATTCAGAAGATGTCGATACCAGGCCATCCAAGGAGGAGTGTATAATCCAATTTAAG GCGATGCTGAAGGAACGCGGAGTGGCACCTTTCTCGAAGTGGGAAAAGGAACTTCCGAAGATTGTCTTTGATCCGCGCTTTAAG GCAATCGCAGGTTACAGTGCTCGGAGATCTTTGTTTGAGCATTACGTTCGGACACGTGCAGAAGAAGAACGCAAGGAAAAACGTGCAGCTCAGAAGGCCGCAGTAGAGGCTTTTAAGCAGTTGCTGGAAGAGGCAAAAAAG GATATTGACCATAATACTGATCATCACGCGTTCAAAAAGAAATGGGGTCATGATCCACGTTTTGAAGCTTTGGACCGGAAAGAGCgggaaaatttattaaatgaaag AGTCTTACCTTTGAAGAAGGAAGCTCAAGCAAAGGATCAGGCCATGCGTGCAGCTGCTGCATCGAACTTTAAGTCCATGCTTCGTGATAGAGGAGACATTACTGCAAGTTCTCGTTGGTCGAAA GTTAAAGATAGCATACGCAATGAACAATGGTACAAATCAGTGAAGCACGAAGACAGGGAAGTTCTATTTAACGAATTCATATCTGACTTAAAATCAGCCGAACAAGAAGCAGAAAGAATTGTGAAGGCCAAACGAGATGAGGAG GAAAAATTAAAGGAAATCGAGAGACAAACTCGTAAGcggaaagaaagggaagagCAAGAAGTTGAGAGGGTACGATCAAAAGCTAGAAGAAAGGAGGCTGTTGAATCTTATCAAGCTTTACTTGTCGAAACTATCAAAGATGCTCAG GCATCATGGACGGAATCAAAACTCAAGCTTGAAAAGGATCCCCAAGGACGCGCTACAAAGTATCATTTGGATCAATCTGATTTAGAAAAGCTTTTCCGTGAACATGTCAAAATGTTGAACGAg CGTTGTACACGTGACTTCAGGGCCTTGCTAGCAGAGGTCATAACAGCTGAAGCAGCTATGAAGGAAAGGGATGATGGCAAAACAGTGTTTACGTCGTGGTCAACAGCGAAACACCTCTTAAAGGCCGATGTTAGGTACACAAAAATGCCAAGGAAAGAAAGGGAGTCATTGTGGCGTAGACATGTTGATGATATGCAGAGAAGGTTAAAGTTATCTCTTAATGAACAGACAGAAAAGCATTCGCTAGAGGCAAAGAACCATCCAGCTGTTGAGGCTGGAAAACATCACTCAGGTTCAAGGAGGAACCATGAAAAGAGATAG